The following proteins come from a genomic window of Vallitaleaceae bacterium 9-2:
- a CDS encoding DUF6179 domain-containing protein: MNYTQEDLLHLMGIVKKLAKKYTSNDSSSITYTTTKMLMEAVQYTISLSLMNDDMNVRVYNEAFDYEKLYTIGQSKLQELLADTLEQYQQFLESFDDFGICNYRQTVVDGLSAFFLHYNFQYRPHDHLLTLDYPILHDDIDLNGILRIKHYLHGILLENKVLTLYPREDIIQRIASSTSTRYTYFMDNICYPVLLNILSSLLIQKPIDTLQMTSKDIDQLDLYLATCTYDQLIDQLTLHLSEVLNALDITKSFNYFKPVIGDFAIRLMHSYNHSNSSVDIFFPTHFS; encoded by the coding sequence ATGAACTATACTCAAGAAGACCTTCTACATTTAATGGGCATCGTAAAAAAACTTGCAAAAAAATATACATCTAATGATAGTAGCTCCATCACTTATACTACCACCAAAATGTTAATGGAAGCGGTTCAATATACCATATCTTTGAGTTTAATGAATGATGATATGAATGTACGTGTTTACAACGAAGCTTTTGATTATGAAAAACTTTACACTATCGGCCAATCAAAATTACAAGAGCTACTGGCAGATACTCTTGAACAATATCAGCAATTCCTAGAAAGCTTTGACGACTTTGGCATTTGCAATTACCGACAAACTGTTGTTGATGGACTTAGCGCCTTTTTTTTGCACTATAACTTTCAATATCGTCCCCACGATCACCTTTTAACATTGGATTATCCTATACTTCATGATGACATTGACCTTAACGGTATTCTCCGAATCAAGCATTATTTACACGGAATCCTTCTTGAAAATAAAGTATTGACACTTTACCCTCGTGAAGATATTATTCAACGAATCGCCAGTTCGACGTCAACAAGGTATACATATTTTATGGATAATATCTGTTATCCCGTTCTTCTGAATATATTAAGTTCCCTTCTGATTCAGAAACCTATCGACACTCTACAAATGACATCAAAAGATATTGACCAGTTAGATCTATATCTCGCCACCTGCACTTATGATCAACTTATAGACCAGTTGACCCTTCATTTAAGCGAAGTATTAAACGCTTTAGACATTACCAAAAGCTTTAATTATTTTAAACCAGTGATTGGGGACTTTGCTATTCGATTGATGCATAGCTATAATCATTCGAATTCATCTGTCGATATCTTTTTCCCCACTCATTTTTCATGA
- a CDS encoding sugar phosphate isomerase/epimerase, which yields MKIGLQLFSVRDELVKDYMGTLEKVAAMGFEYVEFANHNAGKEFEAELPDPVELKKHLDRLGLKVICSHLCDSDIDGFIDYNLKIGSSGIVMPMAFFNSKEQTVAYAKELNAIGKKCADAGLNFYYHNHFQEFEKFEGETVMEILINNTSPAYVNFELDTYWTQRGGVNPVEYLQEIGERCKIVHQKDINKSLAPEDVNILDHVEGEITMDTVLPVMKPENFTEIGTGTMDIKAIVNQVNQMDSVEYIIVEVDMSTLPSLESVEISLKNLKKIMA from the coding sequence ATGAAGATTGGATTGCAGTTATTTTCAGTAAGAGATGAATTGGTAAAGGATTACATGGGGACACTTGAAAAAGTTGCAGCGATGGGGTTTGAGTACGTTGAGTTTGCAAATCATAATGCAGGTAAGGAATTTGAGGCAGAATTGCCAGATCCTGTAGAACTAAAAAAACACCTTGACCGTTTAGGACTAAAAGTTATTTGTAGTCATTTGTGTGATTCGGATATTGATGGATTTATTGACTACAACTTAAAGATAGGTAGCAGCGGAATCGTTATGCCGATGGCATTTTTTAACAGCAAGGAACAAACGGTAGCTTATGCCAAAGAGCTGAATGCAATTGGGAAAAAATGTGCCGATGCAGGCTTGAACTTCTACTATCATAATCACTTCCAAGAGTTTGAAAAGTTTGAAGGTGAGACGGTTATGGAGATATTGATTAACAATACATCACCAGCATACGTTAATTTTGAGCTGGATACTTATTGGACACAACGGGGTGGGGTAAATCCGGTGGAGTATCTTCAAGAGATTGGTGAGCGTTGTAAGATAGTACACCAAAAAGATATCAATAAATCCTTAGCACCAGAAGATGTGAATATTCTCGATCACGTTGAAGGTGAGATAACAATGGATACCGTTTTACCGGTTATGAAGCCTGAGAACTTTACGGAGATCGGAACAGGAACTATGGATATTAAGGCAATTGTGAATCAAGTTAATCAAATGGACAGCGTTGAATACATTATTGTTGAAGTAGATATGTCGACACTTCCATCTCTTGAAAGCGTAGAGATTAGTCTTAAGAATCTTAAGAAAATAATGGCATAG
- a CDS encoding DUF6323 family protein yields the protein MDNDLLVILSSTLSKNERNKIEIVNQKTLAFGLQLSQNEISELILARNASLKKYQRIELNDGILDKLIYTFCDSPYIDSNNYAMTLYELEDLFYAFKNECNDQISDDELFTFMREQFDEICYGDINYLRDTCLTRFSEAIRKGYKDFIKNQGENEDANLSQETRWDPDLYQSILKDLFW from the coding sequence ATGGATAATGATTTATTAGTCATACTATCATCAACTCTTTCTAAAAACGAACGCAATAAGATTGAAATAGTCAATCAAAAAACCCTTGCCTTTGGGCTCCAATTATCTCAGAATGAGATATCAGAACTTATCTTGGCACGAAATGCAAGTCTAAAAAAATATCAAAGGATTGAATTAAATGACGGTATATTGGACAAACTTATTTACACCTTTTGTGACTCTCCTTATATTGACTCAAATAATTATGCTATGACTTTATATGAACTTGAAGATCTTTTTTACGCCTTCAAAAATGAGTGTAATGACCAGATATCTGACGATGAATTATTCACTTTTATGCGGGAACAGTTTGATGAGATTTGCTATGGCGATATAAACTATCTTCGTGATACCTGCCTTACTCGCTTTTCAGAAGCAATACGTAAGGGGTACAAAGACTTTATCAAAAATCAAGGTGAAAATGAAGACGCCAACTTATCACAAGAAACTCGCTGGGATCCAGACCTTTATCAATCGATTTTAAAAGATTTATTTTGGTAG